One region of Takifugu flavidus isolate HTHZ2018 chromosome 14, ASM371156v2, whole genome shotgun sequence genomic DNA includes:
- the LOC130537264 gene encoding mannose-P-dolichol utilization defect 1 protein-like has translation MTIKEFLVSFLMPEKCYETFFVEFHPHVACFVFVLNKIFGFWILLDALLEQLPQLLKILWRRSAAGLSLTSALLQLYACSCPVLYAAANSFPLYSWGERLLTLVQSVAIVFLIVHYRGKTMKGLWLLSAYTAAMFLLGSYAAAAVVSLLHESRLAAAIASKGFQARMNHINGHTGQLSSASVLLSCAGSLGLTFVTLQERESFFLTAAHILSTCVSCVLLAQICCYRSRKTILKNRNR, from the exons ATGACCATCAAAGAGTTCCTGGTCTCCTTTTTAATGCCAGAGAAATGTTACGAGACATTTTTTGTCGAGTTCCATCCACACG TGGCctgctttgtgtttgtgctgaacAAGATATTTGGATTCTGGATCTTACTGGACGCTCTACTGG aACAGCTGCCTCAGCTGCTGAAGATCCTGTGGAGAAGAAGCGCTGCGGGTCTGAGTCTGACCTctgccctcctgcagctgtATGCCTGCTCCTGTCCCGTCCTGTACGCCGCAGCCAACAGCTTCCCACTCTA TTCCTGGGGTGAGAGGCTCCTCACGTTGGTCCAGAGCGTAGCTATCGTCTTCCTCATCGTGCACTATCGTGGCAAAACCATGAAAG GATTGTGGCTCCTCTCGGCCTACACCGCTGCCATGTTCCTTCTGGGTTCCTACGCAGCTGCAGCAGTCGTCTCACTGCTGCACGAGTCCAGGTTGGCTGCAGCAATTGCCAGCAAG GGTTTCCAGGCGAGAATGAACCACATTAACGGCCACACGGGCCAGCTTTCCAGTGCGTCTGTGCTCCTGTCATGTGCGGGGTCTCTGGGTCTCACCTTTGTGACCCTACAG gagagagaaagctTCTTTCTCACTGCGGCTCACATACTGTCGACCTGCGTGAGCTGCGTCCTCCTGGCTCAGATCTGCTGTTACAGGAGCAGGAAGACCATCCTTAAAAACCGGAACAGGTAG
- the grk1b gene encoding rhodopsin kinase GRK1b yields the protein MDIGGLETVVANSAYVSARGSMDGAAAATMRDKKMRARLNLPHIRDCQAMKSTIDTTFDSICIKQPIGKRLFQQFLNSDAAHKNVGELWKDIEDYNVCQEKERGQKAQKLVNKYYESSSKSFCSFLEEKAVARVKEDLKNARSDLFKESEVQVLKHLEKTSVASYKNSMYFLRFVQFKWLESQPIDEEWFMDFRVLGKGGFGEVFACQAKATGKMYANKKLDKKRLKKRKGYEGAIVEKRILAKVHSRFIVSLAYAFQTKTDLCLVMTIMNGGDLRFHMYNVDEKNPGFDEKRACFYTAQIICGLEHLHQHRIVYRDLKPENVLLDDAGHVRLSDLGLAVELPPGKDKTSGYAGTPGFMAPELLEKKEYDYTVDYFTLGVTLYEMIAAKGPFRVRGEKVENTEVARRILNDAVSYTPKFTKECKDLCEGLMEKDPAKRLGFSNNTCDVLKSQAFFKEITWGRLEAGMLPPPFVPDPKMVYAKDIDDVGAFSTIKGVVLDNKDTEFYADFASGKIPIPWQEEMIETGVFGELNIWGENGKLPNDLDPNYVEAKGGGCAIL from the exons ATGGACATCGGAGGTTTAGAGACGGTGGTGGCAAACTCTGCCTATGTTTCAGCCCGTGGAAGCATGGATGGAGCTGCCGCGGCCACCATGCGTGACAAGAAGATGCGCGCCAGGCTGAATCTCCCCCACATCAGAGATTGTCAAGCCATGAAGTCCACCATAGACACGACCTTTGACAGCATCTGTATCAAGCAGCCAATCGGCAAGCGCCTCTTCCAGCAGTTTCTGAACAGCGACGCGGCCCATAAAAATGTCGGCGAGCTGTGGAAAGACATAGAAGACTACAACGTCTGCCAGGAGAAGGAAAGAGGTCAGAAGGCCCAAAAACTTGTCAATAAATACTACGAGTCCTCGTCAAAGAGTTTTTGCAGCTTTCTGGAGGAAAAGGCCGTAGCTCGAGTGAAAGAAGATCTTAAGAACGCCCGCAGCGATCTGTTCAAGGAGAGTGAGGTGCAGGTGCTGAAACACCTGGAGAAGACCTCCGTGGCCTCCTACAAGAACAGCATGTACTTCCTGAGATTCGTTCAGTTCAAATGGCTGGAGAGTCAACCTATCGACGAGGAGTGGTTCATGGACTTCAGGGTCCTGGGCAAAGGGGGCTTTGGGGAGGTTTTTGCATGTCAGGCCAAGGCAACGGGCAAAATGTACGCCAACAAGAAACTGGATAAAAAGAGGCTGAAGAAACGCAAAGGCTATGAG GGGGCCATCGTGGAGAAGCGCATCCTCGCCAAAGTCCACAGTCGCTTCATCGTGTCGCTGGCGTACGCCTTCCAGACCAAGACCGACCTGTGCCTCGTTATGACCATCATGAATGGCGGCGATCTCAG GTTTCACATGTACAACGTGGATGAAAAAAACCCAGGCTTTGATGAGAAGAGAGCGTGCTTCTACACCGCCCAGATCATCTGCGGGCTGGAGCACCTCCACCAACACAGAATCGTCTACAGAGACCTGAAACCAGAGAACGTTCTGCTGGATGATGCAG GACATGTCCGCCTGTCAGATTTGGGTCTGGCTGTAGAACTTCCACCAGGCAAAGACAAAACCTCTGGATATGCTGGAACCCCAG GTTTCATGGCTCCAGAActgctggagaagaaggagTACGACTACACAGTGGACTACTTCACTCTGGGAGTTACTCTGTACGAGATGATCGCTGCCAAAGGCCCCTTCCGAGTGCGAGGAGAGAAG GTTGAGAATACGGAGGTAGCTCGCAGGATCCTCAACGATGCAGTTTCCTACACCCCAAAGTTCACCAAAGAGTGCAAGGACCTCTGCGAGGGCCTGATGGAGAAGGACCCGGCCAAACGCCTCGGCTTCAGCAACAACACCTGCGACGTGCTGAAGAGCCAGGCATTCTTCAAGGAGATCACCTGGGGCCGCCTGGAAGCAG GAATGCTCCCGCCGCCGTTTGTCCCGGATCCTAAGATGGTCTACGCCAAAGACATCGACGACGTGGGCGCCTTCAGCACCATCAAAGGCGTGGTCTTGGACAACAAAGACACCGAGTTCTACGCCGATTTTGCCTCCGGCAAAATCCCCATCCCCTGGCAGGAGGAGATGATTGAGACGGGCGTCTTTGGAGAGCTGAACATCTGGGGAGAGAACGGCAAACTGCCCAACGACCTGGACCCAAACTACGTGGAGGCCAAAGGTGGAGGATGTGCGATTCTGTGA
- the slc25a35 gene encoding solute carrier family 25 member 35, protein MDFILSGVAACGACLFTNPLEVVKTRMQLQGELQSRGSYQVYYRNVFHAFYTIGKVDGLAALQKGLAPGLVYQFFMNGVRLGSYAIIESSGYIHTNGRVSAAKSTVAGSVAGVVGAVMGSPIYLVKTHLQSQATSSIAVGHQYKHQGMIHALRAIYKEHGVIGLWRGSSAAVARVSVGSAAQLSTFSSSKEMVVDFQVFPKDSWLVGLTAGMISSVVVVMAMTPFDVVSTRLYNQPVDHLGKGQLYKGFVDCFSKTLRKEGVVGLYKGLGASYFRLGPHTILSLFFWHELRKMYQQVR, encoded by the exons ATGGATTTCATTCTAAGCGGGGTGGCGGCATGCGGAGCGTGTCTGTTCACCAACCCGCTGGAGGTCGTCAAAACCCGCATGCAGCTGCAGGGAGAGCTGCAGAGCCGCGGCTCCTACCAGGTTTACTACCGCAACGTGTTCCACGCTTTTTACACCATCGGGAAAGTGGACGGACTGGCAGCCTTACAGAAGGGACTGGCACCGGGCTTAGTCTACCAGTTCTTCATGAACGGGGTTCGGCTGGGCTCGTACGCCATCATCGAGTCGTCCGGGTACATCCACACCAATGGCCGGGTCAGCGCGGCGAAGAGCACCGTCGCTGGGTCGGTGGCTGGTGTGGTGGGAGCCGTGATGGGCAGCCCCATATATTTG GTGAAAACTCATCTCCAGAGCCAGGCGACCTCATCCATAGCAGTGGGACATCAGTATAAACATCAG GGCATGATCCACGCTTTAAGAGCCATCTACAAGGAACACGGCGTCATCGGGCTGTGGAGAGGCTCCAGTGCGGCCGTGGCCAGGGTCAGCGTGGGGTCAGCGGCACAGCTCTccacgttctcctcctccaAGGAGATGGTGGTTGACTTTCAG GTGTTCCCGAAGGACAGCTGGTTGGTGGGGTTGACCGCCGGCATGATCAGcagcgtggtggtggtgatggccATGACGCCCTTCGATGTGGTCAGCACGCGACTCTACAACCAGCCCGTGGATCACTTGGGAAAG GGGCAGCTTTATAAAGGTTTCGTCGACTGCTTCTCGAAGACGCTGAGGAAGGAGGGCGTGGTGGGGCTCTACAAAGGCCTGGGGGCCTCGTATTTCCGGCTGGGCCCTCACACCATCCTGTCCTTGTTCTTCTGGCACGAGCTTCGTAAGATGTACCAGCAGGTCAGATAG